GAAGCTTATTCGTATTTTGGTACTTGGATTTTATAGTGGTTTGCGAGGCAATTCATTAACTGGGACCCTGTCTGCTGATATGTGCCAGTTGACTGGTCTTTGGTATTTGTAAGTCTCATGTCTCGAttaattttttgagtttttatcTACAATTTGTTAATAAATCTGTATCATTATTTAGCGATGTTCGGGGAAATAACTTGAGCGGCACTATTCCTGATAGCATTGGTAACTGTACAAGCTTTGAGATATTGTAAGCCTCATTTTTTGTagattttagttgttttttagtGGCACAACTTGTTTTCACTTActagtttgtttgtttttttctgcAGAGATATCTCTTACAATCAGATCACTGGTGAAATTCCATATAACATTGGGTTTCTTCAAGTGGCTACCTTGTGAGTTTCTTCTTGTTACTCTTGCAAATATGTGAAATGtaaatatatgaaagaaaataaacGTGCAGAGGGAAGCTTGCTTTTCTATTGAAATAAACTTGGTCTTTTATAGCCTACAAGACCCAATGAAAATAAACCATAACTACCTAAAAACTAGCCATTACCCCTAGAAACTAGGACACATTCTTTTGTTCCCATTAATTCGGTCAGACACTCCATCCACTAATTGTTTACTATGCTACTTAAAACAAACTCAAACTACTAAATAATAAAATCCAAATATTAAAACCAAATAAAACTAACAAGTCAAGATTAATTCTCAACAGCCACGAGGCCAagttttatgtaatgttttacatatatattcttTGCAAGTAAAATTTTGACGAGGGATCAATATATTGGTTGTGCACACTTTTTGATGTTTCAGGTCTCTTCAAGGTAACAAGTTAACCGGAAAAATTCCAGAAGTTATTGGTCTTATGCAAGCACTTGCTGTTCTGTAAGTATTTCTATCATTCTATTAAGTATTAATGCAACACAGTTTGGTATTTTGTGACTAATGATGCAAATCTTTTATCTATTTTGCCTCCAAGGGACTTGAGTGAAAATCAATTAGTCGGACCAATTCCTCCAATCTTTGGCAACTTATCATTTACAGGAAAACTGTAAGTATTGCCTTAATGTATGATGTAAAGGCTTCTGCTCTATGTTATGCTTACACATTATTCTACTGTCACAGATATCTTCATGGGAATAGACTTACAGGACCAATTCCACCAGAGCTTGGAAATATGACAAAGCTTAGCTATCTGTAAGTGCAGCTCTTAGACTTAATTTGTTTAACATTCATGGTCTTGTTCCTATATTAATAAGTTGCCATGTTTGTGATTTTTCAGGCAGTTGAATAATAACCAGTTCAGTGGTGGAATTCCTGCTGAACTAGGGAATCTTGATCAGCTTTTTGAATTGTGAGTCCTTCATTCTGCTCTGGTATAGTATAAGCACTTCTAGACTTGTGTTAATAATATTGATTACTCATGTTCTTTTAGGAACCTTGCACTCAACAACCTTGAGGGGCCTATTCCTGAGGAAATCAGTTCTTGCACTGCTTTAAATCAACTGTATGACTAATAAATGTGCTTTTCATTGATATATGCTATATATAGTTGATAATTCCATGTTTACATGCAAATTATGTTTGACCGACTTCTTACTTATTTAGTCATATCCTTTCAGCAACGTGCATGGAAACTTACTCAATGGTTCCATTCCATCCGGATTTCGTAATCTAGAGAGCCTAACTTATCTGTATGGGTTATTTCTTTCTAATTTGGGTTTATATCAGCTTACGTCAAATTATTATACGTTAACAAATTGCCTTGTTAAACGCAGAAATCTATCTTCAAATAACTTTAAGGGGTTTATACCAATTCAGCTTGGGAGAATAATCAATCTAGATACATTGTAAGTTCATGTTGCAAGTATCTTATGCTCTTTTATCAATATACTGTAGTCtaacatacaatttttttaaaaaatttatccaGGGATCTTTCCAGCAATCATTTCTCTGGACCCGTTCCTGCATCTATTGGCGATCTTGAGCATCTTTTGACATTGTACGCAATGTGTTTTAGATCTTAAATGTAACTCAAAAATTGCTTATTGACTTTCTTTTCTGTTATGTTTATAGAAATTTGAGCCATAATCTCCTTGTGGGTCCAATACCTCAGGAATTTGGGAACCTTAGAAGTGTCCAAATTATGTAAGCTTCTTGAATTCACTTTTACCTCATAGTGTGTTTTCTGCTTTTCCAAACCATCCTcagtatatttgttttttctgGTAGTGACATGTCTTTCAACAAACTCCATGAGGCCATACCAGTAGAGATGGGCCAGCTGCAAAACATCATGTCTCTGTACgccattttttttttggccattatactcgtatattctTACACTGATGGAAGGAATTCTAACACCTTAACCTATCTATTATGATCTAATTGCAGCATCTTAAACAACAACAGTTTGAACGGAGAGATACCTAACCAATTATCCAACTGTTTCAGCCTTGTTAATCTGTAAGTTTATTCGGTTATATTCATCCTTGTTATTATATACATGTAGGTGATTTTTCCCTCACTGACGAATatgatatttgttattttaattgGTGATCTCCCATGCTAACTAATCGTCTTCTTCGCATCAGAAATGTTTCTTACAACAACATATCCGGGGTGGTGCCTCCTAGTAGAACTTTTTCACGGTTTCCACCGGATAGGTaaattattgtgtttttttGCTGACCTCCCTCCCCCCTCTGATTTGAAGTGTGTTTGTTCAGTTTTCCTgataatatatgttatgtattgtCTGCTTGCAGCTTTCTTGGAAATCCTTTGTTATGTGGGAACTGGTTAGGTTCCATATGTGACCCATATTCACAAAAACAAAGAGGTATCTATTCAGGTCTTGTATTCAATTATTCATCCATGTGTTGAGTGAAAGTCAGCggtatattaatatttaagttTCTACTGCAGCTTTCTTTTCCAGAACGGCTGTTGTTTGCATGACGTTAGGGTTTGTGGTACTTGTAGCCATGGTGATACTGATGATTTTAAGATCAAACAAACCCAAACAGTATATGAAAGAAACGACCAAGGGCTTGCAAGGTTTGTGCTGTTCTTTACCAGAGGTGGCAATCCAGTTCATCTTGCTACCTCTAATCTTACCAATGAGCTTTTAGATAGTTTAGCGATTTTTAATATCAGGCTTTTTGCCAGGTCCTCCAAAACTTGTAATTCTTCACATGGATTTGGCAATTCACACGTATGATGATATTTTGAGAATCACAGAAAAtttcaatgaaaagtacattataGGATATGGTTCTTCAAGCACCGTTTACAAGTGTTCTCTAAAGAATTCCCGGCCTATTGCAATCAAGCGGCTTTACACCCAGTACCAGCACAACTTTCAGGAGTTTGAAACTGAGCTGGAGACTATTGGCAGCATTCGACATAGAAATCTTGTGAGTCTGCATGGTTATTCCCTTTCGCCCACTGGAAACCTCCTCTTCTATGACTACATGCCAAATGGTTCTCTTTGGGATCTTCTTCATGGTAAGTGCATGATGCTACTTCTATGTTTGTTTTACTTGGTAGGTTGGGTTACgggtcaaaacaagttttatatGCCGATTGATAAATGTTTATTGTCTGTCTTAAAGTTCTTCATAAATATTTAATGTATTAATTTTGATTTCAATAGATTTTTTCCTTAATCAATGATGCGAATAAAACAATTTAGCCCATGGTATGCGTAAAAAGTAGCCTGTCAACCTTTTTGACTAATTAGACTCGTTCAACTAACCTACCTAATTAAGAGAACACAAAACAATATCAACCCATTAAGTTAGCATGTCTAACTTCATTGATAAAAGACTGCTTTTTCTTTAATGAAATTACAACTTGCATGTTAATATAGTTAAAAGCGCTTAATGTGTTATTTACTATGACAGGACCATCGAAGAAGGTGAAACTTGATTGGGAAACCCGTCACAGGATAGCAGTGGGAGCTGCACAAGGACTAGCTTATCTTCACCACGATTGCAGCCCAAGAATCATTCATAGAGATGTGAAATCATCAAATATTTTGTTGGATGAGAATTTTGAGGCTCATATATCTGATTTTGGCATTGCAAAGTCTCTTCCGACGACTAAAACCTATGCGTCAACTTATGTTCTCGGGACGATTGGCTACATAGACCCTGAGTACGCTAGGACTTCTCGGCTTACTGAAAAATCAGATGTGTATAGTTTTGGTATCGTTCTCCTGGAGTTATTGACTGGAAAGAAAGCTGTTGACAACGAGTCTAACTTGCATCAACTGGTACCAACTAATTTctaatccttttttttaatatagctTACTTCTTATACTAAGGATTTCTTACGAATGGTGAATCTTTTCCGTTTACTAATAATTATGCTGATTTTGGCAATATGGACTATAGACCCAGTCCAAAATATGCCTTTGTATTTTAGTGTCTTGAATTTTGTTAaatgatttacatttttatggaATCAATATTTGTTATTTCAACGATAATTAAAGCAtaacttatttttatattctcAAAATGGATCACAAGGTGTCTTGTTCGATTTGCCCATACTTGCCCAAACCTGTTGATGTTCCAATCTTGCCATCTCTGCTGTTAGGCATCTACAATATTTTTAGCTGCGTATCTTTCATATGCTTAAATTGTGCTGACATTTTTCAGATATTGGCAAAGGCTGATGATAATACAGTGATGGAATCAGTTGATCCAGAAGTGTCGGTTACCTGTATTGATTTATCACAAGTTAAAAAGACTTTTCAACTTGCGTTGTTATGCACAAGGCGTCATCCTTCTGAGAGACCGACAATGCATGAGGTTGCAGGGATCCTGCAATCCTTGTTGCCCTCTGCTCTAGGTACAAAAACAAATTTGGGTCCTGAAAAAAAGACATCGGAGTATGCACAATATGTGATAGGAGATGGGCATCCTCCTCGGCAGCAGGATGACAATTCTTCAGATGCTCAATGGTTTTTCAGGTTTCGCGAACTTGTATCAAATAATACATTTTAGGATATAGTTTTGGAACTACTTTTGGGGGCGGTGTTATCTTTTGGCTGGCTTTAGTTACAAGTTATTGATAATATCAGATTTAGGAACTAAAGGCTTTTATGTTGTAATGTTAACTTATGTTATTGtacttgtaattttgtaaaACTGGTTCACAGGCTGTAGTTCAATCTATTTTGTTACGTTAGCCTTATTTCTGTTTTGTGGTGCTATGTTGTGGCTCATTCTTTGCTTGATTGCCAGTTCTTTACATCAAACCCTGGCTCAAACCATCACCTTACAAATATCTGAACATAAAGAATGTTCAAGCATGCTTTTACCATTTTTATGTCTGTAGCTGTATGATTTACTTGTAATTTATGTAGATTTATCTGCTGAATCAACTGAAAAAGCACGGTTACTTCAGAAGAAGCCttaattttctttccttcaaTGGGACCTGCCACTGATAAAACATGTACAGTTACATTTTGGCCTTTCTGCCAAAGAACGACCTATGCGAGATATGGCTCCGTGTGTTCTTTAGTCCTTTTGCTGATCAACCTGCTGATAAACCAAGCACATGTTTTCCCCAAactctaaaaaacaaaacaacaaaaaaaacccgGTAGATTAATGGGAACCGCTTGATCctatgtaccgaattggtacccacataacccccaGCAGGGATAGTTTTCGCCAAACATTGTTGACGTTAGACTATGATATGATTCCCCTCTTTTGTGTATTAAGGTGGTTGGCTATAGACGTTGGTAAGTaagtaaataatatttttattacatatattgaTGATTTACAGTTACACCATGGTTGGCCAGATGAGATGACTTGCCCTGTATAGGTTTTCGTAATCAGTTTCTCTTTAATGACAATGAGCTATTGTTAAAGCTTCCGCTGTGTCTTGTTAGTgattatatctctatatatggAAGTGGAAGCTCAAGATGATATTTGCACATTGCATGACTATCTTCAACCCCCAATACATTTCTAGACAACCTTCCATGCACACATATCCTGCAATGTAAGAGTAATGTGAAAACTatagtttgacatttttttaTTCCAAGCAAAACATTGTATCAAAAATATACTGGTCTTGCATTATTAGATATCAACTAACCGCTCAACATAGTAGCGTCTTAAACTGAATTCATTGCCCATTTGTTACAAGTGGAGATGATTATGTTGAGCAAATTTATCAGGAAGATACTTATTTTGAGTGCAACCCAACATGCACTTAAAGATTCCTTTTTACCCATAGCCTTTTCAGCTCGTTACCCAACCCCCCACGATCCAACCCAACCATTTTGCCTCCATGTATGACAACACCTTCTGGTTTGAGAATCAGTTGCAAGTGAAGGGAGCATCAAAACAAAGCTAATCCAGTGACaggtaaaattaaattaattcatCAAACATAACTTATGGATGTGAATTGtctatttcattattattagtGTATGGAAGCAAAAGTTTTCGGCCCAGGTCTATTAAGTTATAGTTTTCCTACTCTATGCAAGCTAGCCACATGTATGACAAATTTCAAATTTGTGCACTAAAATATCAATAATTGCCAATAACATTCTAGAAAATaagttttggttatttgttACCTGTTTATGTTAGGCTATATTTTAACTTCAGTGGTCCTCCTATCAGTTCCACAATGATTCGGCTTCCCTACACATCTCTGTTCACACATGATGATGTTCACATACTTAAGACACGTTACGTTGCAAGAAGTTAGGACGAAAGTTAtgaaacaaattacaaatatgCTTAGAAAATATACCCTAAAGTCCTGCTGAAAAGATCTTGCCATGTTCTCCTTCAGCCCCTAAACACGtcaaaaatagtataaataatcAATACTTAGAATTACTTGGAGTACGTTAACTTTATATAGAGATGTCAGGAGGTTATGTGAAACTAACCTTACTTACAC
The Erigeron canadensis isolate Cc75 chromosome 2, C_canadensis_v1, whole genome shotgun sequence DNA segment above includes these coding regions:
- the LOC122588708 gene encoding LRR receptor-like serine/threonine-protein kinase ERL1: MAKNELAFCVSMAVFFFLFPYTLSLSDEGKALMSIKASFSDVVNVLLDWDEDQNEDLCSWRGVICDNISTTVVALNLSNLNLGGEISPAIGDLRNLQSIDLQGNKLTGQIPDEIGSCVSLILLDLSDNMLYGDIPFSISKLKQLELLNLKNNQITGPIPSTLTQIPNLKTLDLAQNKLTGEIPRLIYWNEVLQYLGLRGNSLTGTLSADMCQLTGLWYFDVRGNNLSGTIPDSIGNCTSFEILDISYNQITGEIPYNIGFLQVATLSLQGNKLTGKIPEVIGLMQALAVLDLSENQLVGPIPPIFGNLSFTGKLYLHGNRLTGPIPPELGNMTKLSYLQLNNNQFSGGIPAELGNLDQLFELNLALNNLEGPIPEEISSCTALNQLNVHGNLLNGSIPSGFRNLESLTYLNLSSNNFKGFIPIQLGRIINLDTLDLSSNHFSGPVPASIGDLEHLLTLNLSHNLLVGPIPQEFGNLRSVQIIDMSFNKLHEAIPVEMGQLQNIMSLILNNNSLNGEIPNQLSNCFSLVNLNVSYNNISGVVPPSRTFSRFPPDSFLGNPLLCGNWLGSICDPYSQKQRAFFSRTAVVCMTLGFVVLVAMVILMILRSNKPKQYMKETTKGLQGPPKLVILHMDLAIHTYDDILRITENFNEKYIIGYGSSSTVYKCSLKNSRPIAIKRLYTQYQHNFQEFETELETIGSIRHRNLVSLHGYSLSPTGNLLFYDYMPNGSLWDLLHGPSKKVKLDWETRHRIAVGAAQGLAYLHHDCSPRIIHRDVKSSNILLDENFEAHISDFGIAKSLPTTKTYASTYVLGTIGYIDPEYARTSRLTEKSDVYSFGIVLLELLTGKKAVDNESNLHQLILAKADDNTVMESVDPEVSVTCIDLSQVKKTFQLALLCTRRHPSERPTMHEVAGILQSLLPSALGTKTNLGPEKKTSEYAQYVIGDGHPPRQQDDNSSDAQWFFRFRELVSNNTF